In Fragaria vesca subsp. vesca linkage group LG5, FraVesHawaii_1.0, whole genome shotgun sequence, the genomic stretch TCCTTCATATTGTATCTTCAGTATAAGCGGAAACTGTCTCTCGGGAATGTCTTGTTCGCCGGCTTCTGGATCAGCACCACCCTCACCAGGACTACAAACACCTGCTTCCGGTGGTCCTAACCAGAATCCAATTCATACACCCTCTTCAGCAGACAAGGAGCTCAGTGGCAAGCTACAGATAATTCTACTACTAGGAGCCACGACTCATTTCTCTCTTCCTTTCATGTTCAGTTTTTAACAGAGAGGAAGATTTGATAATAAGTTGCACTGCATGGATCTTGATGCAGCTTCATTCCTTTTTCTATGTAGATTAGTGAAGGAACTGCGTGTTTACAAAAGCTTTAGTACTTCAATTTCTGCTAATAAAAGATTCACTGTACACGGTATTTTCAATTTTCAAATGACTAAGATTCTATTGGAACTCATGATACCCTGTAATATACCACGTACATCTCAATTCCAACAGCCTCCATACAAAACGGATTAACAGACGTTATTCCAAAGCCGTCCGTTCTAAGTATTACCTGGCACCATTTGTTGCATTTGATGGTTACACCACTAGCTCATCTTGCAAAAGAATTTCATAAATGTCTGTTCTCAGATTCAGTTCCTTATCCCGCATAACTTCTTGGAGATCTGACAGCTCTTTTGCTGATAGGGTGGAGTTCAATTTGAGAAAACCATCGAGCCATAGCTTCTTTGACCTACAAAAGTTTATGAATAAAGAAATAAGAAACCAGCAGTTGTCAGCAGGATAGGGCACTTATGGCCTCATCAAGGGAGCAAAATCTTACCATGGGCAGGCATGGATAGCTCGAAAGAATATTCGCCTGGATGTGGAAGGATTGCATGCCATGTTCATTTCATATGCAATGTAGCATCGCCACAGCACAACTGAGTTATGAAACTTATCATCTGCCAATGCCCTTTCAAACAATCCACGAATCCTATGCTGTGATACCCCTTTGCTTATCTCAAATGACAAGGCAAAAAGCCAGACGACAACAGATGGTTTCCTGTGAATAATTGTAGCAAAATGAAATCAAGGTATCCACCAAAATTAATGCAATTGATCATACTACAAGAACAAGAAAATCCCAGTCATGGTGCATGCAGTACATAATTATGGAAAGTCATGAATAAAATACTAAATCTTGAAGATGCAGGACGCAATATTGCAATCCATTGAATATATGCTGCAAAAGTATTGGCCAGCCATGCACATGTACACATTTGAATCACTAGCGCACCTACAGAATGCAAAAGGAATTCTTCTATTGCTAGACATGCAGTACATAATTATGGAAAGTCATGAAATAAAATACTAAATCTGTAAGATGCAGGACGCAATATTGCAATCCATTGAATAGATGCTGTAAAAGTATTGGCCAGCCATGCACACATACACATTTGAATCACTAGCACACCTACAGAGTGCAAAAGGTATTCTTCTATTGCTAGACATGAGGGACAAACTGATTTGTTTTCTGTAGCAAGATATCTCGGATATGTGATACAAGTTCAAAAATGAGATTTAGCAAAATAAATCCAATTCCAATGCCCAAATCAACTTAAAGAAGCCAACTGGCACCACGTGTTGGGAACAAACAGACATAGGGGAACTTTCTGTTAGTTTTGGTCTCTAGGACTGAACTCAGAGATTAACAAGTTGGGGAATATCGGGTGACTCCCTCTCTATATCTTAACAAAGAGGAAGAGAAGGATAAAGAACTTACTTTTGACAGTAGTCATCAAACACCCACCGCAGTTTATTGGAAGTTGTATAAAAATGGCCAACCTCAATTAGATCACTATAAAGTTCAGGGCTGAATGGATATATTCGAAGCCCCTGCAAAATGGACTCCCAGCATTTTGATAGACTTGATTGACCATGATGTCTCCACAGCATCTTCATGTAAAAGTTGAACATAAATTCAAGTTGATGGCTATGGCTTCTTCTATCTGCAGTTCACATGCAGTAAAGATGAGCATAAACAGAGAAGCCAACAAATAAATAATAAACAAGATAAAAAAGGCTTCTACAATTGGTACAGGTACAAATATATTGATTTATACTAAACATTTTGGTGACTCTTTAAGTATAATTGATGTAAAAAGAGAATAACATTCCAAACTTCACCCACTATTTAAGTAACTCAAAATATCATCATATATAGCAGTACAATCAAAACTATCTTCACAATGAAAAACACATGTATAGAAAGGAACTTAGGGTAGAGGAAACAGAACATGACAATTATAAGTAAAACCATGAATCATCATAGAGAACTGCACTGGAATAACAAATGGTACAATAAAGAGGATAGAAGGAGATGCACAGGAAAAAATACCTGGAAGCACCATTGCAAAAGCCTGATCCAGAACCTCAATTCCTGAAGCCCATCCAGAAGTTAACTCTTCTAATAAAGCTGCACAACTTATGAGAGCAGCGGATTGATCATCTATAGCACCACGTACCCATGACATTTGAACTGTTCTTATTCTTTCTTTGAAGCCTTGGCGTGCTCTCAGCAATTGCAAATTTGATGGCTGACATTTAAACGGACTATATGATACACCACTTCCTAAGCAAGATAGAATATGCATTGCACGAAACGATGATTCAGACCGATTTCCATGATTGTTGGCTAGCTCCACCTCAGCATACCAGAAATACAGAAGAGGAGCATTGGATCTCAATTCCTGCTCAGTTGTGTAAGATTTATTAAATACAGTAAAACCGACAAACAAAATCCATACAACCCTTCAGCTAATAAAATTTAATTGTTGCAGGAATCAGCATATATGCATGGTGCATGAAATAAGTATACTTCTCCACACTCATAATCTCTCAACTTTGAGCCTCTCATCTAAGGCAAGACTAACATCCTAGTGTACTGAAAAAATTTGTTACATAACCTTTGAACAAATTAAGAGTACAAATCGGTTGATTTTAAGCATGAATAAATATCAATAACATGCCATTAGTTTTAATATAAATGAAAACCTTACCAAAGGAAGCCCTTCAATAGATGACAATGCCATGTCAAATACTCTTCTTGCATGATCAATATTCCCATAAAAAGCCTCTCTTCTTGCATAAACACCACATAGCAATATATCCTATGAACATAAAAGGCAAAAATAGACAAGATCAGAAATACTACCATAGAAATCCATTGTTTTATAAGAGAAGGGATACAAGAACTCCATATTATCACGGATAAGTTGCATCTTTAAAACGATCAAGTGAAATCATTTTTTAGCAACTTCAATCATAAAATGCCAAAATAGACTAAAGGCGCCCAAAATAGTCATAGCTTTACAGTTTGCTACTATTAGTACGACCGTCCGAAGAGTCTAAATAAAGGAACACGGGCCTGACATGGAAGATACTGTGAACTCAAAAAAATAAAGATAACTACCTGACGATCACTCTTTAAAAGAAACTTTGCCAGAGCACGGCAGGGGGTAGCTGAACTGCGGGATGGATTGAGATTCACAACAGATAGCTCTTCTGCAACCAAAGCAGCTTCCTCTAGGAGATAATTACGTGGAAAAGCAGATAAACAGAGCAAGGTCGCATTACGAAGAAACTTCATCAGGTCTGCCTTTTCATGGATGTCATTGGTGGTCCCCAAGAGAGATTCCAAGCTGAAACTATTTGAACTATCTTGTGTTTTGCTTAAGACCTCATGCACCCTTCTCAGGCTTTGTAATACTGACTGTGGAAATGCCTCCAGGCCAAGGAGTTTCTCAGACCAAGCTGAACTGTTTGTAGATATCCTGTTCAGAGAAGAGGCCAAAGTACATCAGTATTCATGAGTAAAGGGAAAGAAATAAGTAATAAGTAAGAGTAGATAAAACAAAATAAATAAAGAACGAAATAAAAGAAAGGAACTCCTGGAAGTCTAAAAATTATGCAAGTAATCTCAATATTTTCAGTGTGGAAATCAGATTCTGTTGTTTTGCCACTAAAATATAAACTTTAGTCAAATGGGGTAACATTATATAGAAATCATGTTCGTAGAAACCTCACCGCTGAGATGTCTTCCCACCAAAAAAATCAACGAACTGTAACACTAGAGATAAACGGGCCTCAGATGAGCCCAAAGAAAAGAGGTACTCAGTAACATCTTCATACATTATGACTCTTGAAAGGTGTTCCTCTGCTTCTCTCTCAGGTGTCCCGCCATTATTAGAGGCTTTAGCTGTTGTATGGTCAAAGACAACAGAAAAATTTGTGAGCATATATATCAGGATCCTTTGTACATAATACCTTCAACACATCCACTTCTCAGGGAGAGATAACCAAATAAAAAGTTTCAAAGCAAAAAATCAAGGAAAACAACACAACAAAAGCAAAAAACACATCAAGAATCTTAGCAAGACCACATCCATCCACAGATATAAACACAGAAACAGAGCGAACCTTCAGATTTTGCACGGACAGGCATCCATTGATCACAATCTCTTGATTTTTCTTCTTCTGACCATCTAATCCAGGTTGAAGTGTCTTTAACCTCACCACTAGCCCCAATATCAACATCAATACCAAGCATCTTTAGCAAAGCTTCAGTATCTTCTTCTTGTTTGATATCTTCATTCTCAGTTTCTTCTTGAAATTCCTCAACTGCAGCATTACTTTCAACTTCCATTTCCGTACTGGTACTATTTTCCTTATTTTTTGATAGTGGTTCAGACCAACCTGTCCAACCACCTTCATTATCATGTGCCGCCTCCTCTCTGATAACCCTTTGCCTATTTTCTTCCTCTTTCTCCAACCATGTGGACCAACCAAGAGCGCCCTCTTCTCCAACTCTAGCACCATCACTGTTCCAGAAGTGCTCAAATAATATCTGCTTACTCTGCTCAGTGAGGAGCAAAGAAGGACAAAACAAACTGAATTCAATTTCAGCCTGGAACAGAGCGGTGGCCAACTCTTGGTAGCCAACCTGCCATTCAAACCTACAGTAACTGAGAAAAATATCAACCAGACCAAGTTCTAGCTGAACAATAGCAATATCTGAATGAGATTTATCTCCTTGGCAACCCTGCATCAAACAGGCACGATATTAAAACCAAAATAAGTGATCCTTACATTGAGAGATTGCAAAATCTTTTGTCTCTTGCTACAATAGAAGGCAAATGTAGGTAAATACTTATGAATCCAATACCGGAGAAAAAATGAAGTATGGGGGGGAGGAGGGGTGGTGGTCGTTTTAAGTTTTGAACAAGAACACTCTAATGATGCTACCTGTCAAGAACTGGTGTGATGTTGCGTGTTATATTTACCAGAGCACCTTTTCAAATACTAGTTTTGGATTTTATATCCAGAACTCCAATGAGAACATCATGCTCAACCAAAGATGGAAATAGCTGTGTTCATTTAAAATTCTCGAAAAGCAAAACTGGTTTGCAGTTTTCATTCTAGTTCCTTTATGACATGATATGTGAGTGGCATTTCTCTTTTCCAGTTGAACACCAAACACTGAGTGAGGGTTCAATTCATTTCATCATATGGATTCACCTCAGAACAAAGTGAACCATATTCTTTTATTATGAAATCCTCTATAAAAATTCTGCAGAATGTATAAATCTAAGTAACTGTCATGCCAAATGTCCAAACTTTTTAATATATGACCAGACTTCTTAATATGGTAAACCAGACTAACACATGCAAGGTCTATCATATACATGTGCCTTCAACATTAGATCAAAACGATATTAATATACTATATTTCCTGTCAAACCAACAGATACTATATAAAAACTGGATTTTGAGGCTTTGACACACTAAAAAGTGTATATATATATATCTCCTATAGAACAAAATTATCAGAAAATTGAGTAAATCTGAGAACCTGCCTATAGTGCATTCTGCATGCAGCGGATATAGCCTGGATTGCATGTACGTACATTTTTCTCATGTCTGAAACCTTGAATCTGGAGAACTCCCCTTGGATAACATGCAGAAACTCTCTCCACAAGTTGTAACTTCCTGAATGTTGTATAAGTATCTTTTGCCATCTACTAATTAATACATCAGAACTGTCTCTTCTTTTATAAGCCTTTAGAAGACAAAGCAACAGTTCTTCATTATCTGGGTTTAGATCTGAAGCTTTCTCCAATATGCTAATCTTTTTCTCCAGAGTCTGCAAGCGAGCACCTTTCTGGGGCTGCATATCAGAAACCTTGTCTTGGAACTCAGCGAAAGCCAACCAAACCTTCTCATCATGAGGACGCTCCCTCGTCAATTTGTTAAACTCCCGAGTCTTGCGTAGCAACTCATCCTCCCATGATTCTTCCACCACTACTGGAGTTCTCGAGAGTGACTCATCAGCCGCAACACCTTCACCTTCATCGGATGTTTCAGCATCCATCAAAGGAATAAAATCACCCGCAACTGTATCCGCAAGGTCTCTGGGGGCAAGTAAACGAAGACGCTTCAAGTTCTTATGGCGTTCCAATGCCATGTACTTTGAAGACCAATAGCGACCCCCAGATTTTAATTTACCATCCAATGCATCAACATCAGCATCTCTTTCCAATGCGGAACCTGTCCGATTCCCCTGATACAAAGCTTGAAAATCCCCGGAGCTATCCGAAACAGCAGCATAAGGTTTGTACCGAGCAATGTCCATCCTGTATTGCAATGCAATAACTCACATATTCATTCAAAAGCTTCATACTCATCACATCAAAAACTAACCTAGCATCAAAAACAAGATATTGAACTTTAAACTAAAGGTTTAAACATTTAAACATAGCATAAAACTAATAATTAGGGCACAATTAGCATTCAAACCTAATAATTAAGGCTAATCAAATCAAAGTGGAAGAGTGATGATACCTATAGAGACATCCAAAGGCCAGATTATCACGGTCGCCGTTAGAATCGAAGTAATAATTTTCCGACGGTCTAGTCTTGGATTCGGCCCAAGCCCGAACACTGGACTTTCTCGACCCGAAACCACCGAACGCCCCGCCGCTTCTCTCCGCCGACCTCTCTCTCCTCCGCCTCTTCTTCCTCCTCTTCCCCTTCTCCTTCTCCCTCCTCTTCTTGCTAGTCCTGTCTCCATCCTCGCTCGCTTCGGATCCAGAAGACGAAGATTCCAGAAGCTCGTACGGCTTCGTCTGGGGAAGTGCTTCCTCTTGCTCCTCCGGCGGCGGCGACATAGGCGGCGGGTCAGGTTTGAAGTGCGAGGCGACGGCGTCGTTTATGACGGAGAGGTTGGTGGTGAAGCTGGTGTTGGAGAGCCATTGAGGGACGTTTGAGACTTGCTGGGAGGCGGGTGTGACCGGGAACAGAGACGGCGGTGCTTCTACTTCCGGCGACTGGTCCTCCATGTTTTCTAATGGGAAATTCGAGAGGACCTTGATGTGAGTCGCTACTGTGATTTCTACTAGTAATTTGGGCCGGTTCAGTGATTTCAAAAACCCGATTTGTATGAAATGGAGGCCCAAGGCCCAAACGACAATAAATATAGAAAACTTGAACAACAAGGTAATCATAGTCTCACATTATTCCTGACCCTAGGTCAATCTCTTCTTTTAAACTTGAAGAGTTGAAGATCTTCCCGAAAACTGGGACTGAAGGACACAAGGAGCTGTAACCAATGTCAAGGATCCAGAAGATGGTTGAAGTGAAGGAATCCCGATATTAAATTCTAATCGATTATTGGTGTAGTGTTTACTGGACGACACAAGAGGCGTCTTGTTTTTCCGAATTTTTGGTGTAGTTTTCTTTTCATCATCAACCTTGGAATGCAAAATGACGAACACAGAGAGTGCCAGTGTGTGGAATGAATATGACAGTGAACTTAAACTTGGAGAGCAAGTCCTAGCTAGGGTCTCTCTTTTTAACTGTGGCATGGGGAGGCTCTTCTTGGACACTGAGTTAATGGATTTCAATAATTTCATTATGTTATGCTTCATATCCGTTGCCACCGTTGGACCGTTTTGCGAGAGCTATGGAGAATGGGAAAACACAGAATTGTGGATTGTGCCAACAGAGCTCGGTGAGGCTGTGTTACAAACTTACAATGCAGAAATTGAAACATCTGATCCATAGTACCAGAGTTGTCAAGGTCCATTAAGTGTTAAGGTGTACAAGAAACCGGTCATAGTCTCATAGAGATTTTCAGATTCAAAACCAAGCTTTTTCCAAAAAAGGCTTGAGGAATATAAATTACTGGGATTTATGAATAAAAATCAAATTCACCTAGCTAGCAAAACAAAGTTCTATAGCAAAGCATAAACCCCATTTGCTCAACTATACGCAATTTAATAAAAGCTATAACAACTATAACACCAACTCAAACCAGGTAGAATCTCTTATCGATCACTGTCCATATGGCTCTCATGAATATCTCATCTGATCTATAGGCATTAGGTCTTTAGTTCTGATATTTCAAATGCACAAGAAAAAGCATTTCCAGAAATGTACTGCTTCAGCTTATGTCATTTCTTACAGCTAGCTGGCTATGAAGATTTTCTAAAATCTTTGACTCATATATCACAAGTTCATGCAGAACCAACAACCCAAAACCGGTTTGACTGACATTTTTTATGAAAATTTTCAAAATTCCCTGGCTTCTGATCTGCAGTAGTGCAGTACTGCAGTTATATATTCACATGGACTGTGGACTGGTATTATGCAACTGTTAACCCTAAACCCTAAACACTATCAGTCCTTAATTTCTGACTTTATGTTCCACACTCTTTCTCGCTAACTTTATAATTATCTAATTATGCAACTCTTGCAAAACATACTCCTATATATAGAAAGTCATGAACTGTTGAGACCGCCAACCATATCCCTTAATCAGTCTATTAAGAGCTTCATCTCCTTCGATTACTCTCTACACCCATGGTTTATTAGCATCAATAAGCACCTTTGAACACCCACCTGCTGATCATGAACAAGGACCACACCAGCTAATAGAGACAGATCTGTTCTTTCACCCTTTGAAGTTTGAATGCATCCACATGCTTATATAAATAAGTAACCCTCATCTCCTCCTCAGTTGAGGCATGAATCTGAAATGATATCTTTTAGAATGTGCTGTTTTTCTCTCTCAGCCGCCTCCTTCTTTCATAGTTCTTCTTCGTGCTCATCCTCTCCAATCTCCATCTTCTTCTACTACTGGTTTTGGATTTGAAATCCAAAATCCCCACTTCCCAAAACTTCAAGAAACCAATAAGCTAGTCAGAACCTTCAGCTGTTTCTCAACAGAACACCAATAGGGTCCTGTAAATTTCAAATCTTTACGTGGAAATCTGGAAAAACCGGGACGGATCTGCATTTTCTCTCTCGTTTTCTGCATGCAAGTAGGTGTGATTTATGACTGAAAACCCGGGCATAAGATTAAGTTAGGATCACAAGTTAAGTTAAGAATGAGGGTTCTGTGTTCATGGTATGGAACTGCTTCAGGCGCTGCATTCACTGCTCTTTATCTCTCCAACCAAGCAGGACCTCA encodes the following:
- the LOC101295624 gene encoding protein NRDE2 homolog yields the protein MEDQSPEVEAPPSLFPVTPASQQVSNVPQWLSNTSFTTNLSVINDAVASHFKPDPPPMSPPPEEQEEALPQTKPYELLESSSSGSEASEDGDRTSKKRREKEKGKRRKKRRRRERSAERSGGAFGGFGSRKSSVRAWAESKTRPSENYYFDSNGDRDNLAFGCLYRMDIARYKPYAAVSDSSGDFQALYQGNRTGSALERDADVDALDGKLKSGGRYWSSKYMALERHKNLKRLRLLAPRDLADTVAGDFIPLMDAETSDEGEGVAADESLSRTPVVVEESWEDELLRKTREFNKLTRERPHDEKVWLAFAEFQDKVSDMQPQKGARLQTLEKKISILEKASDLNPDNEELLLCLLKAYKRRDSSDVLISRWQKILIQHSGSYNLWREFLHVIQGEFSRFKVSDMRKMYVHAIQAISAACRMHYRQGCQGDKSHSDIAIVQLELGLVDIFLSYCRFEWQVGYQELATALFQAEIEFSLFCPSLLLTEQSKQILFEHFWNSDGARVGEEGALGWSTWLEKEEENRQRVIREEAAHDNEGGWTGWSEPLSKNKENSTSTEMEVESNAAVEEFQEETENEDIKQEEDTEALLKMLGIDVDIGASGEVKDTSTWIRWSEEEKSRDCDQWMPVRAKSEASNNGGTPEREAEEHLSRVIMYEDVTEYLFSLGSSEARLSLVLQFVDFFGGKTSQRISTNSSAWSEKLLGLEAFPQSVLQSLRRVHEVLSKTQDSSNSFSLESLLGTTNDIHEKADLMKFLRNATLLCLSAFPRNYLLEEAALVAEELSVVNLNPSRSSATPCRALAKFLLKSDRQDILLCGVYARREAFYGNIDHARRVFDMALSSIEGLPLELRSNAPLLYFWYAEVELANNHGNRSESSFRAMHILSCLGSGVSYSPFKCQPSNLQLLRARQGFKERIRTVQMSWVRGAIDDQSAALISCAALLEELTSGWASGIEVLDQAFAMVLPDRRSHSHQLEFMFNFYMKMLWRHHGQSSLSKCWESILQGLRIYPFSPELYSDLIEVGHFYTTSNKLRWVFDDYCQKKPSVVVWLFALSFEISKGVSQHRIRGLFERALADDKFHNSVVLWRCYIAYEMNMACNPSTSRRIFFRAIHACPWSKKLWLDGFLKLNSTLSAKELSDLQEVMRDKELNLRTDIYEILLQDELVV